A window of the Nibribacter ruber genome harbors these coding sequences:
- a CDS encoding methylated-DNA--[protein]-cysteine S-methyltransferase, producing MVKFPELSIMPTAAAPFVLHLPSPLGTLRLTANDTQLVSVSFPENEQKTDSDVIPAILREAEAQLNAYFAGERSTFDLPLQPQGTAFQQQVWQALQQIPMGKTDTYLGLAKRFENPGAVRAVGVANGANPWLVIVPCHRVIGGKGELVGYAGGLWRKKWLLEHEAKLSGVYQTALEF from the coding sequence TTGGTTAAATTTCCTGAATTATCCATCATGCCTACTGCCGCCGCTCCGTTTGTGTTGCACCTGCCCAGCCCTTTGGGCACCCTTCGCCTGACCGCCAATGACACGCAGCTGGTTTCGGTGAGTTTTCCAGAAAATGAGCAAAAAACGGATTCGGACGTTATTCCGGCCATCTTAAGAGAAGCCGAAGCGCAACTGAACGCCTACTTCGCCGGCGAGCGCTCTACGTTTGACTTGCCATTACAGCCACAAGGAACTGCTTTCCAACAACAAGTCTGGCAGGCCTTACAACAGATTCCTATGGGTAAGACAGACACGTATTTAGGGTTGGCCAAACGCTTTGAGAACCCGGGTGCGGTGCGGGCAGTGGGCGTGGCCAACGGCGCCAACCCCTGGCTGGTCATCGTTCCCTGTCACCGCGTCATCGGCGGGAAGGGAGAATTGGTAGGCTATGCCGGCGGCCTCTGGCGCAAGAAATGGCTGCTGGAACATGAGGCCAAACTGAGCGGCGTGTACCAGACTGCTCTGGAATTTTGA
- a CDS encoding FAD-dependent oxidoreductase, with protein MEKEPQLSVMGGGLVGCLLSLYLAKQGYKVEVYERRADLRSAELAGGRSINLALSDRGWRALETIGIAEDIKKVAIPMYRRVMHDVQGNLSFQPYGQAGQAIYSVSRGGLNMALLDLAEAQPNVNLHFQQQVLEVELKTNEVTLLDNATGQEHTIQPDVLFAADGAFSMVRLSMQKTDRFNYEQSYLDYGYKELTIPPAADGSWQLEKNALHIWPRGQYMMIALPNVDGTFTCTLFFPYDGEVSFKELQTPEQVESFFQKVFPDATALMPELTQEFFENPVGSLVTVKCFPWSHSDKVVLLGDAAHAIVPFYGQGMNAGFEDCTILRGLLEEHGSDWKTIFKTFQELRKPNTDAIADLAVYNFIEMRDKVADPRFLLQKKIESKITAQYPDAWLPLYSMVTFSPDLPYSQALANGQRQEEIMRQLMVHIATEADYDKPEVQAYLQSQLA; from the coding sequence ATGGAGAAAGAACCTCAGTTAAGCGTGATGGGTGGCGGCCTGGTGGGCTGTTTGCTGTCTTTGTACCTGGCCAAGCAAGGGTACAAGGTAGAGGTGTATGAGCGTAGGGCGGACCTGCGCAGCGCAGAACTGGCGGGTGGCCGTTCCATCAACCTGGCCTTGAGTGACCGGGGCTGGCGCGCATTGGAGACCATTGGCATTGCAGAAGACATCAAGAAGGTGGCCATTCCCATGTACCGCCGCGTGATGCATGACGTGCAGGGCAACCTTTCCTTTCAGCCGTACGGGCAGGCGGGGCAGGCCATCTATTCGGTGAGCCGGGGTGGCTTGAACATGGCCTTGTTGGACCTGGCAGAAGCGCAGCCCAACGTAAACCTCCATTTTCAACAGCAGGTACTGGAGGTAGAACTCAAAACCAATGAAGTCACGCTCTTAGACAACGCCACCGGGCAAGAGCATACCATACAGCCAGACGTTTTGTTTGCCGCAGACGGTGCTTTCTCCATGGTGCGGCTGTCCATGCAAAAGACGGACCGGTTCAACTATGAGCAGAGCTACCTGGACTATGGCTACAAAGAACTCACCATTCCGCCGGCGGCAGACGGTTCCTGGCAACTAGAGAAGAACGCCCTGCACATCTGGCCCCGTGGCCAATACATGATGATTGCGCTGCCCAACGTAGACGGTACCTTTACCTGCACCCTGTTCTTTCCTTATGACGGCGAGGTCTCTTTCAAAGAGCTGCAGACGCCTGAGCAGGTAGAAAGCTTTTTCCAGAAGGTGTTTCCAGACGCCACGGCCCTCATGCCAGAACTAACCCAGGAATTCTTTGAGAACCCGGTAGGCTCCCTGGTGACGGTCAAGTGTTTCCCGTGGAGCCATTCAGATAAAGTAGTATTGTTAGGCGATGCCGCCCACGCCATTGTGCCCTTCTACGGACAGGGCATGAACGCCGGCTTTGAAGACTGCACCATCCTGCGCGGCCTCTTAGAAGAGCACGGTTCTGACTGGAAGACCATTTTCAAGACCTTCCAAGAGCTTCGCAAGCCCAACACAGACGCCATCGCAGACCTGGCCGTGTACAATTTCATTGAGATGCGGGACAAAGTGGCTGATCCAAGATTCCTGCTTCAAAAGAAGATAGAATCCAAGATTACCGCGCAATACCCAGATGCCTGGCTGCCCTTGTACAGCATGGTCACGTTTTCGCCGGATTTACCATATTCTCAGGCGCTGGCCAACGGGCAGCGGCAGGAGGAAATCATGCGGCAGCTGATGGTGCACATAGCCACTGAGGCAGATTATGACAAACCAGAAGTGCAAGCCTACCTACAAAGCCAACTTGCGTAG
- a CDS encoding CHASE domain-containing protein gives MIISRLKDYYLAIGSFVLVLGITLYAYYVSKSSDQERDAKLFELRTQLVKTSLERRMGHYVQILKGVKGLFLSSDSVTRLDFKQYQQSLEVEKNYPGMQGIGFAAMLTPEQVPLLEQRIRAEGFAGFEVKPKDLRPEYSTILYIEPMDVRNMRAFGFDMYSEPTRREAMEAARDFGKPGMTGKVKLVQEFVKGVQAGFLIYLPVYNTRDSLATIEERRAHLKGFVYAPFRAKDLIEGTLRDDFTDVTIHIYDGKEIRDEDLLYSNDTSQTKLDASGRRLFRTEQVRLAGRTWTLAFKPTRAFSNNPGIDEHNLILLAGSIISLLIFFVTWSLLRYLQSNQLTELITKNTTAGLFLLDNYGYCTFQNPAAYRLLGIDMEDLRKKPFQDVVHSTLDKTPQASPYTSLTPVSFEDTYLCQDGKSIPVSCSVRSVRQRGEVVGYILEVRNVAEERRAQQALLESEARFRNMADNTPVMVWMTDAQKQCTYVNRQWLEFTGSTLEENMGRGWEQFVHPEDKEVAYKAYAASIEFHQEFRSEYRLRRQDGEYRWVLNTGSPRFENEDVFLGYIGSVSDITERIAIVNRLKSNAEMLQRIFMQVPAIVGLVRLQDMTYTLVNSYLSELYGGKAKVGGDAFAALPPSQREPFRKILHIVAQSGKAYIAQGVPVTFDAEAPAQEDVIRFFNIVYEPILDDQNQVESVLTFAVEVTEQVKSREQLAFINEELVKKNEELLRINNDLDNFVYTASHDLRSPLSNLEALTTALIDNASTKDEHEEDQVLLKMVAASIGKLKGTIMDLTEITKVQKNMESQQAEELLFAEVLAGVEEDIAPMIHEAKARINASFEVPSLQYARKNLRSILYNLVSNAVKYRDPAQDPVVNLTTKREGGYIVLTVQDNGLGIRKDQQGKLFSMFRRLHSHVEGTGIGLYIVKRIIENNEGRIEVDSEPGKGTTFSVYFKDSVKES, from the coding sequence ATGATCATATCACGGCTAAAAGACTATTACCTGGCCATCGGCTCCTTTGTACTGGTGCTGGGGATAACGCTGTATGCGTATTACGTCTCCAAGTCCAGTGACCAGGAACGCGACGCCAAGCTGTTTGAGCTGCGCACCCAGCTAGTGAAAACTTCGCTGGAGCGGCGCATGGGCCATTACGTGCAGATCTTGAAGGGCGTGAAAGGCCTGTTTCTTTCCTCAGACTCCGTCACGCGCCTTGATTTCAAGCAGTACCAGCAGTCGCTGGAGGTAGAGAAGAACTACCCGGGCATGCAGGGCATCGGCTTTGCCGCCATGTTAACCCCAGAGCAGGTGCCCTTGCTGGAGCAGCGCATACGGGCAGAAGGGTTTGCGGGGTTTGAGGTAAAGCCCAAAGACCTTCGGCCAGAATATTCTACCATTCTGTACATTGAACCCATGGACGTGCGCAACATGCGCGCCTTTGGGTTTGACATGTACAGTGAGCCCACCCGCCGCGAAGCCATGGAAGCCGCCCGTGACTTCGGGAAGCCCGGCATGACCGGCAAGGTGAAGCTGGTGCAGGAGTTTGTGAAAGGCGTGCAGGCCGGTTTCCTGATTTACCTGCCCGTCTATAACACCAGAGATTCGCTTGCCACCATAGAGGAGCGCCGCGCCCACCTCAAGGGGTTTGTGTATGCTCCGTTCAGGGCCAAGGACTTGATTGAGGGCACCCTGCGGGATGACTTCACAGACGTGACCATTCATATCTATGACGGGAAGGAGATACGGGACGAAGACCTGCTCTACAGCAATGACACCAGCCAGACCAAGCTAGACGCCAGCGGCCGCAGGCTGTTCAGGACGGAGCAGGTGCGTCTGGCGGGCCGTACCTGGACGCTGGCCTTCAAGCCCACGCGGGCTTTCTCTAACAACCCCGGCATAGACGAGCACAACCTCATTCTGCTGGCGGGCAGCATCATTAGTTTGCTCATCTTCTTTGTCACCTGGTCTTTGCTCCGGTACCTGCAGTCTAACCAGCTCACAGAGCTCATCACCAAGAATACCACGGCTGGCTTGTTTTTGCTGGACAATTACGGCTACTGCACCTTCCAGAACCCGGCGGCGTACCGGCTGTTGGGCATTGACATGGAGGACCTGCGCAAGAAACCTTTTCAGGACGTGGTGCACTCTACCTTAGACAAAACGCCCCAGGCCTCTCCGTATACTTCGCTCACGCCCGTCAGCTTTGAAGACACCTACCTTTGCCAGGACGGCAAAAGCATTCCTGTGTCCTGTTCTGTGCGTTCTGTGCGGCAGCGCGGCGAGGTGGTGGGCTATATTCTGGAAGTGCGCAACGTAGCCGAAGAGCGCCGCGCCCAGCAGGCCCTTTTGGAAAGCGAGGCCCGTTTCAGGAACATGGCAGACAACACCCCGGTCATGGTCTGGATGACAGACGCCCAAAAGCAGTGCACCTACGTGAACCGCCAGTGGCTGGAGTTCACGGGCTCTACCCTGGAGGAGAACATGGGCCGCGGTTGGGAGCAGTTTGTGCACCCAGAAGACAAGGAGGTCGCCTATAAAGCCTATGCCGCCTCCATTGAGTTCCACCAGGAGTTCAGGAGCGAGTACCGCCTGCGCCGGCAGGACGGGGAGTACCGGTGGGTGTTGAACACGGGCAGCCCGAGGTTTGAGAACGAAGACGTGTTTTTGGGCTACATAGGCTCAGTGTCTGACATTACAGAGCGCATAGCCATCGTGAACCGCCTCAAGAGCAACGCCGAGATGCTGCAGCGCATTTTCATGCAGGTACCCGCCATTGTGGGACTGGTGCGGTTGCAGGACATGACGTACACGCTGGTCAATTCGTACCTGAGCGAGCTGTATGGCGGCAAGGCCAAAGTAGGCGGAGACGCCTTTGCCGCACTGCCGCCTTCGCAGCGAGAGCCGTTCAGGAAAATCCTCCACATTGTAGCCCAGTCCGGGAAAGCCTATATTGCCCAGGGGGTGCCCGTTACATTTGATGCCGAAGCCCCAGCCCAGGAAGACGTCATCCGTTTCTTCAACATCGTCTATGAACCCATTCTGGATGACCAGAACCAGGTAGAATCTGTCCTGACCTTTGCCGTAGAAGTGACCGAGCAGGTGAAAAGCCGCGAGCAGTTGGCCTTCATCAATGAGGAACTGGTCAAGAAGAACGAGGAGCTGCTGCGCATCAACAATGACCTGGACAACTTTGTGTACACGGCCTCGCATGACCTGCGCTCACCGCTCTCTAACCTGGAAGCCCTCACCACCGCGCTCATTGACAACGCCTCCACCAAAGACGAGCACGAAGAAGACCAGGTTCTCCTGAAGATGGTGGCCGCCTCTATTGGCAAGCTCAAAGGCACCATCATGGATCTCACCGAGATTACCAAGGTGCAGAAGAACATGGAAAGCCAGCAGGCCGAGGAGCTTCTCTTTGCCGAGGTGCTGGCCGGCGTAGAGGAAGACATTGCCCCCATGATTCATGAAGCCAAGGCCCGGATTAACGCTTCCTTTGAAGTGCCTTCCCTCCAGTATGCCCGCAAAAACCTGCGCAGCATTCTGTACAACCTGGTGTCTAACGCCGTCAAGTACCGTGACCCCGCCCAAGATCCCGTAGTGAACCTGACTACCAAACGAGAGGGAGGCTACATTGTGCTCACGGTCCAGGACAATGGTCTGGGCATTAGAAAAGACCAGCAGGGCAAGCTCTTCAGCATGTTCCGGCGGTTGCACTCGCATGTAGAAGGCACGGGCATTGGGCTCTACATTGTCAAGCGCATTATTGAGAACAACGAGGGACGCATTGAGGTAGACTCTGAGCCCGGCAAAGGCACCACCTTCTCTGTGTATTTCAAGGATTCCGTAAAAGAGTCCTGA
- a CDS encoding DUF4252 domain-containing protein, translated as MATSTSVITTNLHIRKYLLFLCTAVLLGAQACSSTSKLPPAQTSLEFYDKYRNQPGFKGNSIPVGLAARLIGSQLDDSTKAMLQGIRSVRMLTYAPENNKGQRFLTNSLLPEIQNVFKTPSYSSLPLNGPAGLELRVKEEQEKVKELAVFGQRSNGFLLLLVEGNMDQRMIQKVLQKIDPDLVAKDL; from the coding sequence ATGGCAACGTCCACCTCCGTTATAACGACAAATCTTCACATCAGAAAGTACCTTCTATTCCTGTGCACGGCGGTATTGCTGGGTGCGCAGGCCTGTAGCAGCACCAGCAAACTGCCGCCGGCCCAAACCAGCCTGGAATTCTATGACAAGTACCGCAACCAGCCCGGCTTTAAGGGCAACAGCATTCCGGTGGGGTTGGCGGCGCGCCTGATTGGCAGTCAGCTGGATGACTCTACCAAGGCCATGTTACAGGGTATTAGAAGCGTACGCATGCTCACCTATGCCCCTGAGAACAACAAAGGCCAGCGCTTTTTGACCAACAGTCTCTTACCCGAGATTCAGAATGTGTTCAAGACCCCATCCTATAGCTCTTTGCCCTTGAACGGACCAGCAGGTTTGGAACTGCGTGTAAAGGAAGAGCAGGAGAAAGTAAAGGAACTAGCGGTGTTTGGCCAACGGAGCAATGGCTTCCTGCTTCTGTTGGTGGAAGGCAACATGGACCAGCGCATGATTCAGAAAGTACTGCAGAAAATTGACCCAGACCTGGTGGCCAAGGATTTATAG
- a CDS encoding GNAT family N-acetyltransferase, which produces MDLNQHRPLDFLLSFDKARLQLDVIHGYLAKSYWSPGIPREVVERAIENSLCVGVYHQEKQVAFARLITDFATFAYLCDVFVLEESRGQGLSKWMLEALQAHPQLQGLRRWLLATRDAHSLYAQFGFTPLPSAEPFMQLHTPNAYQTAAFLDQK; this is translated from the coding sequence ATGGACCTGAACCAACACCGACCCCTTGATTTCCTGCTGAGTTTTGACAAAGCGCGACTGCAACTGGACGTCATTCATGGGTATCTGGCGAAGAGTTATTGGTCGCCGGGTATTCCCAGAGAGGTGGTGGAACGCGCCATAGAAAATTCACTGTGCGTGGGCGTGTATCATCAAGAAAAGCAAGTAGCCTTCGCCCGCCTCATCACTGATTTTGCCACCTTTGCCTACCTCTGCGATGTGTTTGTACTGGAAGAATCGCGCGGCCAGGGATTGTCTAAATGGATGCTGGAAGCCTTGCAAGCACACCCACAACTACAAGGGCTGAGGCGCTGGCTATTAGCCACCAGAGACGCGCACAGCCTGTATGCCCAGTTCGGGTTTACGCCGCTGCCTTCTGCTGAGCCGTTCATGCAGTTGCACACGCCCAATGCCTACCAGACCGCCGCTTTCCTGGACCAGAAGTAG
- a CDS encoding YeiH family protein: protein MSLALSSPTISRAIFIVVGAACLTPWVSPPVALAAGAILANTVGNPFRPLTSKLTKKLLQYSIIGLGFGINAQQALQASQEGLLLTVASIILTLTAGYLLGKWLGVDYKTAYLVSAGTAICGGSAIAAVSPLIHAEEKQMTMALGTVFVLNSVALLVFPWIGNLLQMTQADFGLWAALAIHDTSSVVGAAQTYGEEALRIATTVKLARALWIIPLAFFTAFAFKQSGAKVSIPYFIGGFVLTMLIGSYGPIKLEPLYEGITFAAKRGLTLTLFLVGAGLAKETLRQVGIRPFLLGILLWLGLGISSLLVIQSL from the coding sequence ATGTCCCTCGCGCTTTCTTCCCCTACTATTTCCAGAGCCATTTTCATTGTAGTGGGCGCGGCGTGTCTCACGCCTTGGGTATCTCCGCCGGTAGCGTTGGCCGCAGGAGCCATTTTGGCCAATACCGTGGGCAATCCGTTTAGGCCGCTCACGTCCAAACTCACCAAGAAACTGTTGCAGTATTCTATCATCGGGCTGGGCTTTGGGATAAACGCGCAACAGGCTTTGCAGGCGAGTCAGGAAGGACTGCTGTTAACGGTGGCGTCCATTATACTTACTTTGACAGCGGGCTACCTGCTGGGCAAATGGCTGGGCGTAGATTACAAGACGGCGTATCTGGTGAGTGCAGGGACGGCTATTTGCGGCGGGAGCGCCATTGCCGCCGTCTCACCGCTCATTCACGCCGAAGAAAAGCAGATGACTATGGCATTGGGGACGGTGTTCGTACTCAATTCGGTGGCTTTGCTAGTATTTCCTTGGATTGGCAACCTGTTGCAGATGACGCAGGCAGACTTTGGCTTGTGGGCGGCGCTGGCCATTCATGACACCAGCTCCGTAGTTGGCGCAGCGCAGACGTACGGTGAAGAAGCCTTGCGCATAGCCACCACGGTTAAACTGGCCCGCGCGCTGTGGATTATTCCGCTGGCGTTTTTCACGGCCTTCGCCTTTAAACAGTCTGGCGCCAAGGTGTCTATTCCTTACTTTATTGGCGGTTTTGTACTCACCATGCTCATTGGCAGCTACGGCCCCATCAAACTTGAACCGCTGTATGAAGGCATCACCTTTGCGGCAAAACGCGGCCTAACTTTGACGCTGTTTCTGGTAGGCGCCGGCCTAGCCAAGGAAACCTTGCGGCAAGTGGGCATCAGACCATTCTTGCTGGGTATTTTGTTATGGCTGGGTTTGGGCATTTCTAGCCTGCTGGTCATCCAGAGTTTGTAG
- a CDS encoding LysR family transcriptional regulator, translated as MLDFRWKVFRSVAKHLSFTKAAGELFITQPAATKRVQELEAEVGLRLFLRKGNRIQLTTAGETMLAFAERAHALQEEVAFAMGKLKDQVSGHLRLGASTTIAQYVMAPVLSAFHQRYPHVKLSLLNGNTEAMEQALIHQDIDLGIVEGHSHRRELQYTPFLPDELVPVVRAGHALTQAGSITLPELALQPLVLRERGSGTLEVIEEALRAHQLRLPDLNVVLDLGSSETIKSFLQHSDCVALLSRYSIQQELETGKLVTLLPDGFSLKRSFWFVQPVGQPQGLSQLFQQFCLRQYNLPE; from the coding sequence ATGCTAGATTTCAGGTGGAAGGTTTTTAGAAGCGTGGCCAAGCACCTGAGCTTTACCAAGGCGGCCGGTGAGCTGTTCATCACGCAGCCAGCGGCCACCAAGCGCGTGCAGGAACTGGAAGCCGAAGTAGGTTTGCGTTTGTTCCTGCGCAAGGGCAACCGCATCCAGCTTACGACCGCCGGTGAGACTATGCTGGCTTTTGCTGAGCGCGCGCATGCCTTGCAGGAAGAAGTGGCCTTCGCCATGGGCAAGCTCAAAGACCAGGTAAGCGGCCATTTACGACTGGGTGCCAGTACCACCATTGCGCAGTACGTGATGGCACCGGTGCTGTCGGCGTTTCATCAGCGGTACCCGCACGTGAAGTTGTCTTTGCTCAATGGCAATACCGAGGCCATGGAACAGGCGCTCATCCACCAGGACATTGACCTGGGCATTGTAGAGGGCCACAGCCATAGAAGAGAACTCCAGTACACGCCTTTCCTGCCCGACGAGTTAGTGCCCGTGGTCCGTGCCGGACACGCTCTCACCCAAGCGGGGAGCATTACTTTGCCAGAACTGGCTTTGCAACCGTTGGTTTTGCGGGAGCGCGGCTCAGGTACGCTGGAAGTGATTGAAGAAGCCCTGCGTGCACATCAACTTCGTCTCCCTGATTTGAATGTGGTCTTAGATTTAGGAAGCTCAGAGACCATCAAGTCCTTTCTTCAGCATTCAGACTGTGTGGCGCTCTTGTCAAGGTATTCTATCCAGCAGGAGTTAGAAACCGGTAAATTGGTGACGCTTCTCCCTGATGGGTTCAGTTTGAAACGGTCGTTTTGGTTTGTGCAACCAGTGGGCCAGCCCCAGGGACTCTCCCAGCTTTTCCAGCAGTTCTGTTTGCGTCAGTATAACCTACCGGAATAG
- a CDS encoding LytR/AlgR family response regulator transcription factor, producing the protein MLRALILEDEPLAANRLAQLLQAQTQVPLTVVATLASVQEAVQYFKEHPLPDLAFFDIQLGDGLSFEILEQVDVQCPIIFTTAYDAYALRAFKANSIDYLLKPIDDEDLTKALQKLQRLTTSSSPTPAPDASLHLLQQALQQLQSPSARAYKNRFVLKVGEHLRAIPIEEIDFFYSFEKATFLQTADNRRFALDYTMDQLEQLVNPQQFFRVNRGYLVQLQAIKDIIHYTNSRLKLVLRQHTQEEVLVSRERVSTFRAWLDQ; encoded by the coding sequence ATGCTCCGTGCCCTTATCTTAGAAGATGAACCTCTGGCTGCCAATCGTCTGGCGCAACTCCTGCAGGCCCAAACCCAGGTGCCGCTTACCGTGGTGGCTACGCTGGCTTCGGTGCAGGAGGCGGTGCAGTATTTCAAGGAGCATCCTCTGCCAGACTTGGCCTTCTTTGACATTCAACTAGGCGATGGATTGAGCTTTGAGATCTTGGAACAGGTAGATGTGCAATGCCCCATCATCTTCACCACCGCCTATGATGCGTATGCCCTGCGCGCCTTCAAAGCCAACAGCATTGACTACCTCTTAAAACCCATTGACGACGAGGACCTGACCAAGGCCCTCCAGAAACTGCAACGGCTTACCACTTCTTCAAGCCCTACACCAGCGCCAGATGCCTCTCTACACTTGCTTCAGCAGGCCTTGCAACAACTGCAAAGCCCTTCGGCGCGGGCGTATAAGAATAGGTTTGTGTTGAAGGTAGGTGAGCATCTGCGGGCCATTCCGATAGAGGAGATTGACTTTTTTTACAGCTTCGAGAAAGCCACCTTTTTGCAGACCGCAGACAACCGTCGCTTTGCCCTAGACTACACCATGGACCAACTAGAGCAACTGGTCAACCCGCAACAGTTCTTCAGGGTGAACCGCGGCTACCTGGTGCAGTTGCAAGCCATCAAAGACATCATCCATTACACCAACAGCCGCCTCAAACTAGTGCTCAGGCAACACACCCAAGAAGAAGTCTTGGTGAGCCGCGAACGGGTTTCTACCTTTAGAGCCTGGCTGGACCAGTAG
- a CDS encoding sensor histidine kinase, whose protein sequence is MANFAIPDLHVKSVLKWVAVFSGFALLNMMLLCANCFSDGIWVVRNFTYAFLLFSSLWLGNGFIGSALNRVVTWVDNPGKRFLITIVATTLFSAVAILLVNWVYIVLLNGLSAELLLSTRFRWTMLTQLLVTFFITLSVYAVSFLRSWREAAVKAERFQKENALSQYEALKNQVNPHFLFNSLNALTSLVHPSPDLAVKFIKQLSEVYRYVLDSQHKEVVELEEELAFAQRYVFLQQIRHAEGLQVTLPDNVPPGFYVPPLALQMLLENAIKHNKILAKEPLHIQVTVEGDTLRIENNLQPKTQHEPPSGLGLPNIQARYQMLTNRPVEVLPTPSYFIVQLPLLTFQ, encoded by the coding sequence ATGGCTAACTTCGCTATCCCAGACCTGCACGTAAAATCTGTCTTGAAATGGGTGGCTGTCTTTTCTGGCTTCGCCCTCCTGAACATGATGCTGCTGTGCGCCAACTGCTTCTCTGACGGCATCTGGGTAGTCAGAAACTTTACCTATGCCTTTCTGCTGTTTTCTAGCCTCTGGCTGGGCAATGGGTTTATAGGCAGCGCCCTTAACCGGGTAGTCACGTGGGTAGACAATCCAGGTAAGCGGTTTTTGATTACCATTGTCGCTACCACCCTCTTCTCGGCGGTGGCCATCCTGCTGGTCAACTGGGTGTACATTGTGTTGCTAAACGGCCTCTCAGCGGAGCTTTTGCTTTCTACTAGGTTCAGGTGGACCATGCTCACGCAGTTGCTGGTCACGTTCTTCATCACCCTGTCTGTGTACGCCGTCTCCTTTTTGCGAAGCTGGCGCGAAGCGGCCGTCAAGGCAGAACGTTTCCAGAAAGAAAATGCCCTCTCGCAATATGAGGCCCTCAAAAACCAAGTGAACCCGCATTTTCTGTTCAACAGCCTAAACGCGCTCACCAGCCTGGTCCATCCGTCGCCCGATTTGGCTGTCAAGTTCATCAAGCAGTTGTCTGAGGTATACCGCTACGTTCTGGACTCACAGCACAAAGAGGTAGTGGAGTTAGAAGAAGAACTGGCCTTTGCCCAGCGCTACGTGTTTTTACAGCAGATTCGGCACGCCGAAGGGCTGCAGGTGACGCTTCCAGACAACGTCCCGCCTGGCTTTTACGTGCCGCCGCTGGCCCTGCAGATGCTTCTGGAAAACGCTATCAAACACAACAAAATACTGGCAAAAGAGCCATTACACATTCAGGTGACGGTAGAAGGCGATACCCTGCGAATAGAAAACAATCTGCAACCCAAAACCCAGCATGAGCCACCTAGCGGCCTGGGTCTGCCCAACATCCAGGCCCGTTACCAGATGCTCACTAACAGACCGGTAGAAGTTCTGCCCACGCCTTCATACTTCATCGTTCAATTGCCCTTGCTCACGTTCCAATAA